In the Eptesicus fuscus isolate TK198812 chromosome 22, DD_ASM_mEF_20220401, whole genome shotgun sequence genome, TAAATAACTAGCTTAGTAAGAGCTAGAGGCAAGATCTGAACCTCATCGTACCACTTCAGAGACTATGCTCACACTCACTTGGCAATTTTGCCTTCAGAGAAAGTGATGAAATATGTAATGATATTTTTATCCAGGAAGTGAATACTGGGGATTCCATTAAGTACAAACCATGCCTCCAAATTTCACCACAAAATGCCCGACTGGGGCCCAGTTCTGACTGGTTCTGACCCAAGTAGAACCAGTCCAAAGGCTCAGACAGTGGAAGCCCTGGGAGGACTGACCTGCACTGACACCAGGGAAGGTATCTGGCCTCCGGCTGCGGGGAGCACCAATGACAAAGAGTGATACTGGCTTGACTCGCCTGGCAGCATGTTTCTGGCCAAAAGTAAGCAGTTGGTACACCCACTAGATGGTTAAAACATTCCTTCCAAGAGCTGCTACTCCCAACGGCCCAACAACCACACACTCAGTATCAGATGTTTAATATCAAAACCAGTAATTCCTAAACATTGTACTATTTACCAAACCTCTAGCCTGAAGGATACTAACATCATCACAACATTAAAGCCCCAGAATGTGTTTAAAGACATATTGAGGTTAATTCTTAACTTGTGAACACACAGAAAATTCACTCCTGTGTCAGAGGTTTGGAACTCAGTCCCTGTTCCCACAGTAAGAATGCTGTCAGCAGCAGTCACATTACCAGGAAAGTGCACACATGATGGACAAGTAGGAAGGTGTGTAGGACAGTGGACAAAGCCCGAGGTGGGAGGACAATCGTATGACCCAAAGCCAGAGGTTTTTCACATCCGAGTCTCTGGTTCATTGAACAGAGTAGCCAACATCTCTCTGACCATCCTCACAGAATTGTCAGAATTCAATGAGGCTGTGCATTAAAATACTTCAACTGCATTAACTGTAAACATAATGCAAAGAATAGCATTTAACTGATAACATACTGCTGTATACTGCAGTATAACGAAGTTACTAAACAAAGAAATCCCTTTTGCTTCTTCAGGAAAAGGCCGTGGTTCCCAGGCACAGTGAGCACACGCTGAGCAGCGCCGGCCGCTGcgggaggagcagcagctgtcagGAGCCACAGCGCAGCAAGTGGGGGATGGAGGGCGCGAGGCAGAGTCCCACCAAGAATCACTGTAAGCCTCGGAGTCTGAAACTGGGACCAGGGACCCCGAGCACAAGCACTGGCGCTGGTTACCTTCCACTCCTGAGACCTGATGGTGTGTTTCAGTTTCACGCCTGAGAACATTTCCAGTAAAATGATGCCGAGGCTCCACAGGTCAACGGCCGAGGTGCACTCTGTGTCGCTCTGCAGGCCAGCCTGGGCCATGCAATTCTGAAGTTCCGCTTCTGGAGCCCGATACCCGTCCGTCTGAATATACTTCACATCCTAGAGAGTAAACATTACAGCCTGGAACAAGCTGCtccctttccacccacccacccacctaacACTGTATTTGCTGGCAACTGAATGCCAAACAATCACCCTTGGCTGCCCTGATTCTTCAGTTCATAGGTGGCAAGCTGCATTCCAGACAGCTACTGGTTTCTGTAGTCTCCTGCCCGCTAGGTACTGCTAACAAATAAGGGCACTGTGCAAAGAGCTGACAAACCAAGATGAATGGGGGTTGCCAGAACCCACACATGTGTTCTCCCAGGAGCCCCAACACTGCAGACACCAATAATTCAGCAAGTAACCAAATGCTCAAAGAATAAAATAGCACTTTACAGGTGAATTACTCCTAATGCTAGTTCCCCCGACCTGACCCAAACATATGGCCTTTCTTCCACGCTGGCAATGGAAATTTTATTTGCTTCATCCCCAGGAATTTCATCACTGAAGTTAGAAATTACCCTTTAAGCCTCTACTAAACCACCTCTGCTATTTAAAGACATTTAGCTTAGActctgatggggggggggggggcagacagaACATATTTCTTACTTGATTGCCTTCTTTGAAGCTAAGTCCAAAGTCAATGAGTTTAAAACATTCGTTCTCTGCACTCCACAGTATGTTACGCGGTTTGAGGTCTGCATGGACATAACCCTCCCGATGAAGGAAAGCGAGGGCCTCCAGCACGTCGCGGGCACAGTGCTGTATCATCCACAGGGAGCAGCCCTGCTGACTGGAGTACAAGAGCAATTCTGAAACGCTGACGTCCAGGAGCTCAAGCAGCAGGCAGCGAGATGGCACGTTTGGAGAGAAATGGATTGTAAAGACTCCATACAACGTGACTACGAAAAGAGACAAATTGTAATGCTTTACAAATCAGACTCTGGCAAGGAAGCTTCTACTGTAATAAGATTTTTGGGTAATTgggttattttaataaaataagataatactACTTTCAGCAGCTGATTACTATTCAAAGATATTAAATGTGGCACAATAATTCAAGTTGTATATCACTAAGAACTCAGTGAATACTGAAGGTACCAAGCAAAAATTAtcgaaagtaaaaaaaaaaaaaattaaaaaattttaagtacaaaTCCAAATATTAAGTACTACTCTTAAGATGAATGTTGCAGtgtgaaaaaacaaaatttgaagaTTGACTCTTGATCCAAAATAGCACTCTATTACCTCAATGTTAAAAGAAGAGACTTTTAAAGATGACATTTGCACCTAATCTTTCAGATTCAACAAGTCCTTAGGTTTGTACaaactgcaaaaaaaataaaataaaaaattcactctTAAAGACCATGGGCATGAACAAGATGCAGCCTTAAAAACACACGCACTAATGTTAAATTCTCCTCCAAAGAGGTAATACAAAGAAGGCCAGTCTTCAAACGATGCTCAGCAGGAAGTAAACACGGAGGAGGCAAAGCCCTAACTGCTCAGGCTCTGTGGGGGCAGTGACAGCCGGGGCCGTTCTCACAGGCCGAGCGTCAGGGATCGGTTCAGATCTCCCACTCGGTGTCCGAACCACAGACGTAAAAGCACGGAGTGCACCTCTCACACTTCACAGGACGCCGGGAAACACTGAGTCATTTCTCCCCGCGGACTCAATAGGACCGAGGGCACCTACGGGTGTTAGCAGGGATGCCCCAAGCCCTAGAAGCACTTCCCGTTTTTCACCGCTATGCAATGGCGGAAAACTTTCCTTGCAACACAGGACGGTCCAGCAAAGACGCGGCCGCCGTCCCAGGGAAGGGACCTCTGCGCCCCCGCCCAGCGGCCGCGGCCGGCGCAGCGCCATTACCGATGTTGCGGTGGCCCTGCAGCTGCTCCAGCGCCGCGCGCTCCTTGCGGAAGCCGTACTCGGCGGCCGAGGCGGCGGCCCCGGAGGCGCCGGGCGGCAGGAACTGCTTGAGCGCGCCGGGGGGCGAGCCTGGGGTGCCGCAGCAGCGCACCCGGTACACCGACGCCGACGACCCGCTGCCCAGGCGGCTCTGCACCTGCCACAGCCGCCCGAAGGCCTCCAGGAACCGCGGAGGCTCGGCGCCCCACGCGCAGCCGGACGCCGCCATCCGCGCGGACCGAGGGCGACACGGAGCTGACGCGACGCCCGGCAGCAGGCCGCCCGCGGGTCACATCGCCGCCGCCTCCAGCCGCTCGCAGGGAGGGGCCCGCCGCGCGCCGCCCGGCTCAGGTCGCCATGAAGCCGGaagcgcgcccgcccgcccgccggaaGCCGGAAGCGGAGACCAGGTCGAGCCTGCGCCCGCCCGGAAGGAAGCCGGCAGGAAGCCGGCGCTTGGGCGGGCCTGGTTCCCAGGGTGGAGGTCTGAGGCTCTGGATGTAAGTTTCTAACTAAGCAGgtcacagtaggtcctcaggtccTACGCTGCACCTTCCTTGAAAATGGTCAGTCTTTACCTTGAGTGACCCCTCCACGGCCTGTGCATCTCGGGTAACCCGCCTTTGAGAGGTGAGAGTCATTTTCCGGGTCCCTGGAAGGCACAACTGCAGGCTCCAGAGCTGGGGACCACAGCCCGCCCCCGTCCCCTGGTTACTGGTCCCCACATACTGTCTCCTTGAGCTGTAGATGTTCACTATTCTTACCCGCCCATGTGGAAGAAGTATGTGTCTCCTCATTTTGCTTTTCACCCAATCCTTGAAATTTCCccattttgctttctcctgccccatTATTTACCAAAAATGGAGTGTTTCATGTAATCCTCCGTACACCTTCTCCTTTGATTctcacatctatctatatatataaataaaagcctaagcaaccattagtATCCAACCAcctgaacgaccagttgaccagtcactatgaggcgcactgaccacctgggggaagatgctcaacgcaggagccgccccctggtggtcagtgcgctcccacagccaacctccctcggccccccccccacccccaccccccccaccccccccccccgctggcctactCCCCCACCCATAGGCctcaattgccggccaggccaagggaccccacccatgcacaaattcgtgcaccgggcctctagtataaaataagctACAAAACTGCCATTTTGCAGAGCATTTCCTCAATCCCTTGAGATTTTACTTCGGAGCACATCCTCAAAAATCTGCTCAAACTCTTATAGACATTTCTAAAGGCTGGACGTTCTTTCCTCCACAGATCCCAGGCAGGGGGTGCTTATGTAGTGCAAAGTGCAGAGGTCAGGAGCCATCTGCTTCTCAGTATCGTCACTCCTCACCGTGTCTGGTTGCCTGTGTGGATGGAAAAGGGGCCACATCtaacctgaccagctcagggaaggcctgcctggcagccttgcaaactcaggagacctaaagtaaccacagaggatggtctgaaattaaaactgtaactaaaagcagtgatggtgggcagtcacctcctaggctggtatcttccctgacaaagctGAGCCTGTTGTCTTTTTGTATTTATGGTAACATATCCTTGGAATGTGAAAGTAATGTTCCTTTTcctggacccctcaaagcacaaatcccctcattgtaaCTGAGTTAATTGCtgactatcctgcacccacctaagtaaagaAGTGTGtatcactttactttttatccaatcccagagagtaccccccactttgctttctcccacctccctaatccaTCACCACTTACGTCTCCTCCTTCTATTGTAATTTATGAAACAATGTGCAAAATTGCCCTTCTTCAGAGCATTATCTAaatatgttgagattctgcttcccaggaaTTGTcaatagtttggctcaaataaacacaaaaattcttcacaggtttgaatgtttcttacattaataTTACTTGACGCAGTGTGGAAGAATTCCAAAGAAGCTCACCCTGAACCACTCCTCAGATCCAGACTCagtgctaggatccagcaaagggcccattgggtgaacttgggtgagttgtctcttggttccaggaccttcccttgcttttggtagagggtctgatTTATTTgagctgtatttttatttatttttttgtttttttaatttaataaatctttattgttcagattattacaattgtttctccttttttccccccatagctcccctccaccccggttcccaccccaccctctgtccttacctcccctgcactgtcctcatccataagagTATGATTTttctccagtctcttcccgtaccccctaCACaaacacccctttacccctgagaattatcaatccactcccattctatgcccctgattctattatattcaccagtttattctgttcctcagatttttaattcacttgagttttagattcacttgttgatagatatgtatttgttgttcataatttttatctttacttttttcttctttttcctccttttaaagaatacctttcagcagttcatataatactggtttggtggtgatgaactcctttagctttttcttatctgtgaagctctttatctacccttcaattctgaatgataactttgctgggtagagtaatcttggttgtaggttcttgctattcatcactttgaatatttcttgccactcccttctggcctgcatagtttctgttgagaaatcagctgataatcgtatgggtgctcccttgtaggtaactaactgtttttctcttgctgcttgtaagattctctctttgtcttttgcccttggcattttaattatgatgtgtcttggtgtggtcctctttggattccttttgtttggggttctgtgcgcttcctgaacttgtaagtctatttctttcaccagatgggggaagttttcggtcattatttcttcaaataggttttcagtgtcttgctctctctcttcttctggcacccccataattctgatgttggtacacttgaagttgtcctagaggcttcttacactatcttcaactttctggattctcttctcttcttgcttttctggaggcgtgtcctttgcctccttgtattccaaatctttgtcttgattcttgcgttcctctagtctgctgtcagtgtatgtttaatttctagttggtcctttttcatatcctcgagggtctcgttaaatttatcggccttttctaggaaattcttgagaaaccttataactgtggttttgaactctgtccagtcatttgttctcctccatttctttcatttgtgatctgtttccttgtctcctcattttcactgcttccctgagttggtagggtagctttgtgtgctaggtgtcctatatggttcaatgggtcagcctcccagttacctgaggtggacacttttggtgcacccctttgtggactgtgtgtacagccttgttgtagttaagtcttgattgttgttggtgtcactgggaggaattgacctccaggccaattggctgtgagaacccactgtgtctataatggaagaattgctgtgctggagacacgtttatggggcaggacttgttccagtagggctttggtgctcactgagtctgcctcttgaatgtgtcccttatgagagtagttgaaatctggtgtcgtctcacactgaccactaaaTACACTAGCTGTTGGATCTCCAatagggtgcaggtcagctactgtctgaggccacccagcaggagctaccacaagaactacagttttccctctttatttgggatttggcagttttggagcagtctgactggagctgcagtttatttggttaagctttgacagggcaggccatttatatgcaaaagccactgtgtggagcctggtcAGGTTTGTAGATtatgtggggtggggtctcagggcgtcactaggctagggcgtggcaaatagcaatggctgctagtctgccttctctgcctttctacATTTCCAAGTTCCCATgtcccgcactccagcgcagtaaacaatgattgctgggcacacctctgcaaaacaGTCACCCTccctttccgacccgatggccgacagtccagcttctccccgtaggtgtctgggtccctcgtgtgtccccagaaactggatttcagagtaattgggagcttttctcccttcgggttgaaaaaaagccgtgcgcccagtcgcccgccaccagcccaattcacgtgcctccatacctcagcttttcagcgtttgtgctcctttctctttccttctagttataaaacttccactcagcgagctttcccatggttctgtgtgatagacgttttgtcctttagttgtagttttgaaattgtgtgaGGCGGCAGtctagttgtttacctttgctgccatcttggtttctccttgagctgtatttttaaatccttgagGTGGAAATAAGGAAGAACCCAGGCTAAGAcaggaggaaaaatgggtggctggtttttcACTTTGGCTTTTCAATTAGAATTGCtttctgagagtctgagcaaaaaaaTTTGCGGTGTAAATGAGAGCTGAACTCCTTCAGCTCCGAAGATGAatgggcacagcctccctgcaggCACCCCGCtcaggtgttcttaggtgactaagaatctttGTGGCTGTGTCAGAGGTCCTTCCTCATGAAGTACAGAGCACTCTCTCTTCCAACCCCACTGTAAGTGAACGAGCGGGCTGCTCTGGGGGAGTGCTCATGGGCTCCATCTGCCAAGCCCTTGGGTTGTGTTGGATGTCCAGGAGAGAAGCGTAAGAGGGTTTAATGTGACTCGAGGGGGGAGAGTCTCATTGAGCTCAACCCATAAGCAGCCCACTTCGACCCACTATATAATATCCCTAGAAAATTTGTTCAGACTCTGCAgatatctaaaaaaacaaaacaaaacaaaacaaaacaaacaagcaaacaaactaaaattaacatgggaaattgtgcctccctCAAAGGCCAGAAACTCCCAGATCCCAGCCCTCATTAATACTCGTGAtaggaagcctttacttgcaagtgcttacagaaatgggaaaatttaactagaaaatatcaacttaaaaatggcCAAAATGCAGTTGTCCTTGGGtacccaaattaatattttgaatgcaaaaattagaaaaatgccaGCCctagaataaacaaatgaataaatggaaggcatgtcttgatttggaaattagaagcttCAAAGGAGAAGCACAGATAAAttccttttaagaaaattaataaggaattttagagacatcTATGAACTATTCTGAAGCTAATAAACACATACACCCCATTCTTTTCCCTTCTGTAGCTCCTCCACCATATCCTCTGCTTTCTGCGCTTCCTTGTCCAgactcctcctttcccctcccttcttcctccccctttgTCTCTTCTACTACCACTGACTTAAGGGAACGCCAGATAGGAATTCTAGCAGCTCCCGTTGGAAAAAAGCTGGTCTCAGCTAGAGAGGAGCCAGCAATTGTTCCCAACATTATCCAGAACCTTGATGGGTTCACAGAGAAATTTAATTGTTAGAACATGTTATCCTGGCTATTCTGACCCATTCCAGTTAATGCACCTACAGCAAGCAGGTCAGAGTGCGGCCTGCGGGCCTCATGTGGCCACAACGAAtgtttttgcggcccagccagtATAACGGtgtgtaagaaacgttttaataaagaCTTTGTAACttaacttttacaatatcctgttatgcaTAGTTATTAATAAGGAACTGCagcattcactaatgactgatgcctataatcgtgttgcattcatttcctttatgcAACTTATGCGCAGGCgtgccatttctctccactaacaccagcagcaaatattttagcccATTTCCACAtccttagtcttggactgacttgtttggtgtgcgcaacaggagatatttcgctttcggagaacaagaaaaataggtttatttgcgttatgcttattaatttgtgcagttattcagtgtctggtcagttaatgttcaagaaaaatattaatttttattaaaatgttctattattttatgtgaacgatgactcatttatttcagccctttgtattcagcatgtctctatcgaaataagcctgcgtttctatgaaaatggaagcttttgtttttttgtggccacaTCCACTCACACCTTGTTTACTGGGCCCGTGCTAGCCTTTGAGTCTGACACGCTTGACCTATGGGTTTCTGAGGGCAAGGCCACAGTTCCTCAGTCAGGTCTCCTGTGAAACTGTAGAGGGAGGCTTTGCTGTAAGAAGCCAGGTCACCATAAGAAAGATTGAAAAGAAAACCTGAAGGGCGATTTACTAAGAGAAAATAGAAGCGAGCATTGGGCTGCTCCAGGACGATGAGGGGGTATTCCCCCTTCTCCTTACTAACTCTTTAGGAGAAATTGAAATTACCATAAAAGGGGAAGTCACTAAGGGCCTTGTAGATACTGGGGCTACTTTATCTGTTATAACCCTGCCCATGTAGTTTCCCTCTGCCTCGGAGTAAGGCTTCTGTACAAGTGGTCGGGGTACCTAAGCAACCAACAGCTGTTTTAAAATCAGAACCGGTCCCCTTTCAACTAGGGCACGTTAAGGGACCACATATATTTTACTGGTCAGATCTGTCCCAATTGATCAGATAGGGcgagtttttgtgttttgttttttaatgagtgATGTCCGTATGCTTTTCGCAGAAGGGCAATAAGTATTTAGAACTAAATGAACCAGATGCTGAACCAAAAGGGAAAACGATGATTTTAAAAGAACCTCCCAAGAGGAAACTAACCTTGAGACTGACTGACGTTTGCTAACCACCTTTCTTCATGATTAACTTCCATGAGAGCCTGAGAGAAGGCTTAACAGGGGGCCCGCCCCTCAGAATGGCCCAAACAGCCCAGAGACGTGCAGAGATGCCTAACCCTCGGCTTGCTGCACATGCCTCTGTGGATGGGAACCTGGCCACAGGGCCTTCAGAGTTCCCTTTGGGGTTACATACTCTGCCAACTTAGAAAAAATTGACTCTGGTTCCCTCAAGAAAAAGGCTAATCTTCTTTTGTCACATGGCCTGGTCCCAATATAAAGCAGACAATGGAGAGGTGTGGCCAGTTACTGGCACcagtaattttttctttcttgcagcTGGGACCTGTTTTATCATTCCCAAGGAAAATGGGCAGAGGTTCCACATATGTGAAAGCTTTCATGGCCCTCAGAGCTACCCTAAGCTCTCTGTTTTCTGTAAACTAGAAAAACATTCCAACAATGGGTGAATGGACTTGTCAGTCCATTgttgagatagatagataaacaaacaaacaaacaatcttacataataaagagggaatatgcaaattgactgtcacaccatcacaaagctagtggcgcccatagccacaagatggcagcacacaggcccctcagccccaccggagtcccccagtcctttcagcccagccagggggtggcaggcacacggtgcagccagacccgccctcagccccccagcctcccagggccggcctgagtcacaggcaagcctctgatgtcAGTTGCCCAGCCGCCTAgtgccacctgaggctcaggtaaccagggccagcctagGCTTGcgctgttggcagtggcagcagcagaggtgtgatgggggtgtcgccttcccctgatcgcccggttgcctcccacccctgagggctcccggactgtgagagggggcaggctgggctgagggacccccgcacctccagtgcatgaattttcatgcactgggcctctagtaaataaataaactgtccttgcttatttaattatttttaaataattctttattgttcaaagtattaaatatgtccccttttttcaccATTAACCCCTTCCAGCCcgctcctcccacagccccaggccctcaccaccccattgtctgtgtccatgggccatgcatatatgcatacaaggtccttggatGATTtcctcctacccacccaccttccctggaCTTTCCTCCGAgattctgaactctgtttcatgcgtccatgtctctggatccactcccatcatcagtttattttgttacttagacttcacatatcagtgagatcatgtgatacttgtctttctctgactgtcttacttctcttagcataatactctccaggtccctccatgctgtctcaaagggtaagagattctttttttttcttctgctgcatagtatcccatggtataaatgtaccacagcttttgtatcccctcatctactgatgggcacttgggctgttttcagatctcagctattgtacactgtgctgctatgaacataggggtgcatacattctttctgatgggtgtttcaggtttcttaggatatattcctagaagtgggatcactgggtcaaatggcagctccatatttaattttttgaggaaactccacactgttttccatggtggctgcaccagtctgcattcctaccagcagtgcactagggttcccttttctccacatcctcgccagcgcttgtcatttgttgatttgttgatggtagctattctgacagtgtgatgtgatacctcattattgttttcatttgtaaCTCTCTGATGATCagggactttgagcattttttcatatgtcttttggccatcta is a window encoding:
- the UHMK1 gene encoding serine/threonine-protein kinase Kist translates to MAASGCAWGAEPPRFLEAFGRLWQVQSRLGSGSSASVYRVRCCGTPGSPPGALKQFLPPGASGAAASAAEYGFRKERAALEQLQGHRNIVTLYGVFTIHFSPNVPSRCLLLELLDVSVSELLLYSSQQGCSLWMIQHCARDVLEALAFLHREGYVHADLKPRNILWSAENECFKLIDFGLSFKEGNQDVKYIQTDGYRAPEAELQNCMAQAGLQSDTECTSAVDLWSLGIILLEMFSGVKLKHTIRSQEWKANSSAIVDHIFARKAVVNAAIPAYHLRDLIKSMLHEDPGQRAPADVALCSPFFSIPFAPHIEDLVMLPTPVLRLLNVLDGDYLESEEGYEDAVEDVREECQKYGPVVSLLVPKESPGRGQVFVEYANAGDSKAAQKLLTGRRFDGKFVVATFYPLSAYKRGYLYQTLL